A part of Macrobrachium nipponense isolate FS-2020 chromosome 26, ASM1510439v2, whole genome shotgun sequence genomic DNA contains:
- the LOC135199799 gene encoding cuticle protein AMP2-like yields MKSAIVVFLGLVVVSLASPQTQDRVVALLRDDRVDQGDGNFNYAFAADNGLEMEVSGAPGAEGAVSMRGYYVLPLESGGVTRVEFVADGAGFQPSSDILPTPHPLPEHVRELLSIAEEFRRQGVQFDDQGRRIN; encoded by the exons ATGAAGTCA GCGATCGTCGTCTTCCTCGGCCTGGTGGTCGTGTCCCTGGCCTCTCCCCAGACCCAGGACCGCGTCGTGGCCCTCCTGCGGGACGACAGAGTCGACCAGGGCGACGGCAACTTCAACTACGCCTTTGCCGCCGACAACGGCCTCGAGATGGAGGTGTCCGGCGCCCCAGGAGCCGAAGGTGCCGTCAGCATGAGAGGATATTATGT ACTGCCCCTGGAATCTGGAGGAGTCACCCGCGTTGAGTTCGTGGCCGACGGAGCTGGATTCCAGCCTTCCAGCGACATCCTGCCAACTCCTCACCCTCTCCCTGAACACGTCCGGGAACTGCTCAGCATTGCTGAGGAATTCCGCAGACAGGGAGTCCAGTTCGACGACCAAGGACGGCGCATCAACTAA